In the Piscinibacter sp. XHJ-5 genome, one interval contains:
- a CDS encoding HAD hydrolase family protein: protein MSHPSASDPGAVQAEVRDFLRRSHYMERGAVFTDLDGTAVHERDGRACIPPDVEDGLKRVHDSGRRVVINTLRFPRSVISAFAQEWFRITGEAIPLVALKGSLLGHIAPAADGTLGFEELEAAVLDPAEVDELMLGVEGLVKQGADDLLVFFYPRDWRRGELLWTPDTRRLDAARAKYVSASEVFGGPVDVLHARLSAADVCLVFLLDEAPEDRRMAYQHTERTRFVTHVGVDKRYGTERMARHLGIDLEHSVGAGDAQTDTFLSAVGLAAIVGNAELDFKGIRATLRLADPLAWGRVLVQLGSATG, encoded by the coding sequence ATGAGCCATCCGAGCGCCAGCGATCCCGGGGCCGTGCAGGCCGAGGTGCGGGACTTCCTGCGCCGCTCGCACTACATGGAGCGCGGCGCGGTGTTCACCGATCTCGACGGCACGGCCGTGCACGAGCGCGACGGTCGGGCCTGCATTCCGCCGGACGTGGAGGACGGCCTGAAGCGGGTGCACGACAGCGGCCGGCGCGTCGTCATCAACACGCTGCGCTTTCCGCGTTCGGTGATCAGCGCCTTTGCGCAGGAGTGGTTTCGCATCACCGGCGAGGCCATCCCGCTGGTCGCGCTGAAGGGAAGCCTGCTGGGACACATCGCGCCGGCCGCCGACGGCACGCTCGGCTTCGAGGAGCTGGAGGCCGCGGTGCTCGACCCTGCCGAAGTCGACGAGCTGATGCTGGGCGTGGAGGGCCTGGTGAAGCAGGGCGCCGACGACCTTCTGGTGTTCTTCTATCCACGCGACTGGCGTCGGGGCGAGCTGCTGTGGACGCCCGATACGCGCCGGCTGGATGCGGCGCGCGCCAAGTACGTGAGCGCCTCGGAGGTCTTCGGCGGCCCCGTCGACGTGCTGCATGCACGCCTGAGCGCGGCCGACGTGTGCCTGGTGTTCCTGCTCGACGAGGCGCCCGAAGACCGCCGCATGGCCTACCAGCACACGGAGCGCACGCGATTCGTCACGCACGTCGGCGTGGACAAGCGCTATGGCACCGAGCGCATGGCGCGCCACCTCGGCATCGACCTCGAGCACAGCGTCGGCGCCGGCGACGCGCAGACCGACACCTTCCTGTCGGCCGTGGGGCTGGCGGCGATCGTCGGCAACGCCGAGCTCGACTTCAAGGGCATCCGCGCGACGCTGCGGCTGGCCGATCCGCTGGCATGGGGACGGGTGCTGGTCCAGCTCGGCAGCGCGACGGGGTGA
- a CDS encoding efflux RND transporter periplasmic adaptor subunit, giving the protein MNISRNPLAAAVASAVLGMSLIALAVHAADEKKPAKADGAASAPRAALTVTTATPQTTTLPVKIAANGNIAAWQEASVGTEANGLRLAEVRVGVGDVVKRGQVLAVFAPDTVQAELGQLRAAVAEAEATLAEAAANAQRARELSATGALSAQQIHQYLTAERTAKARLDAQRAAARAQELRLRQTQVLAPDDGIISSRSATVGAVLPAGQELFRLIRQGRLEWRAEVPASDLGRVKPGMPVTVFLPTGSQSAGKVRMVGPTVDDKTRNGLVYVDLLASGDARHGMFARGDFEIGTAQGVTLPQSAVVLREGFSYVMRVGPDGKVAETKVTLGKRVGDRVEIAGGLDPQTRVVATGGAFLADGDVVRVVEAAPPKPATKTAAAGGTSTGAAGTAGAVAAPATATK; this is encoded by the coding sequence ATGAACATTTCGCGCAATCCGCTGGCGGCAGCCGTCGCCAGCGCCGTCCTCGGCATGAGCCTGATCGCCCTGGCGGTGCACGCCGCCGACGAGAAGAAGCCGGCAAAAGCCGACGGCGCCGCCTCGGCGCCGCGCGCCGCGCTGACCGTGACCACCGCGACGCCGCAGACCACCACGCTGCCGGTGAAGATCGCCGCCAACGGCAACATCGCCGCGTGGCAGGAGGCCAGCGTCGGCACCGAGGCCAACGGGCTGCGGCTGGCCGAGGTGCGCGTGGGCGTCGGCGACGTCGTCAAGCGCGGCCAGGTGCTCGCGGTGTTCGCGCCCGACACGGTGCAGGCCGAGCTGGGCCAGTTGCGCGCCGCCGTCGCCGAAGCCGAGGCGACGCTGGCCGAGGCCGCCGCCAATGCGCAGCGGGCGCGCGAGCTGTCCGCCACTGGCGCATTGAGCGCACAGCAGATCCACCAGTACCTCACCGCCGAGCGCACGGCCAAGGCACGGCTCGACGCGCAGCGCGCCGCCGCCAGGGCGCAGGAGCTCAGGCTTCGCCAGACGCAGGTGCTGGCGCCCGACGACGGGATCATCTCGTCGCGCAGCGCGACCGTCGGCGCGGTGCTGCCCGCCGGCCAGGAGCTGTTCCGCCTCATCCGCCAGGGCCGGCTCGAATGGCGCGCCGAGGTGCCGGCGTCCGACCTGGGGCGGGTGAAGCCCGGCATGCCGGTGACCGTCTTCCTGCCCACCGGCAGCCAGAGCGCCGGCAAGGTGCGCATGGTCGGCCCCACTGTCGACGACAAGACGCGCAACGGCCTGGTGTACGTCGACCTGCTCGCTTCGGGCGACGCCAGGCATGGCATGTTCGCGCGCGGCGACTTCGAGATCGGCACCGCGCAGGGCGTGACGCTGCCGCAGAGCGCGGTGGTGCTGCGCGAAGGCTTCAGCTACGTGATGCGCGTCGGCCCCGACGGCAAGGTGGCCGAAACCAAGGTGACGCTCGGCAAGCGTGTCGGCGACCGTGTCGAGATCGCGGGCGGGCTGGATCCGCAGACCCGCGTGGTCGCCACCGGCGGCGCCTTCCTCGCCGACGGCGACGTGGTGCGCGTGGTCGAAGCCGCGCCGCCCAAGCCGGCGACCAAGACGGCGGCCGCCGGGGGCACGAGCACCGGCGCGGCCGGCACCGCCGGGGCGGTCGCCGCGCCGGCCACCGCCACCAAGTAA
- a CDS encoding thiamine pyrophosphate-requiring protein, with protein sequence MADTVGDFVLKRLSQWGVRRIYGYPGDGINGVIGAFGRGGSGIEFVQVRHEELAAFMACAHAKFTGEVGVCLATSGPGAIHLLNGLYDAKLDHQPVVAIVGQQKRSAIGGDYQQEVDLVSLFKDVAHEFVQMATTPEQVRHLVDRAMRIAHDHRCVTCVVLPHDLQDMPAVDAPREHGTIHSGIGHTARAVVADDVELQRAAEVLNAGERVAMLVGAGALHATDEIIEVAQLLGAGVAKALLGKAAVPDDLPYVTGTIGLLGTKPSWDLMEQCDTLLMVGSSFPYAEFLPKEGQARGVQIDMDGRMLSLRYPMEVNLAGDSAATLRALVPHLVRKTDRRFRERIERDVARWWRVLEARAKNEAKPINPQRVFWELSPQLPENCIITCDSGSCAHWFARDVRLQRGMMASLSGGLATMGSAVPYAIAAKLAHPDRPVVALVGDGAMQMNGINALITVARLWRDWPNPAFVVLVLNNRDLNLVSWEQRVTEGDARYEASQALPDFSYSSYAEMLGLRGLRVDRPDAIGPAWSVALAANRPTLIEAVTDPNVPPLPPHVNAKQARAYFRAMVKGDEDALAIVRSTAKEWWDGLFPSRG encoded by the coding sequence ATGGCAGACACCGTCGGCGATTTCGTGCTGAAGCGCCTCTCGCAATGGGGCGTGCGCCGCATCTACGGCTATCCGGGCGATGGCATCAACGGCGTCATCGGTGCCTTCGGCCGGGGCGGCAGCGGCATCGAGTTCGTGCAGGTGCGCCATGAGGAGCTCGCGGCCTTCATGGCCTGCGCGCACGCCAAGTTCACCGGCGAGGTGGGCGTGTGCCTCGCGACCTCGGGTCCGGGCGCCATCCACCTGCTGAACGGCCTGTACGACGCCAAGCTGGACCACCAGCCGGTGGTGGCCATCGTCGGGCAGCAGAAGCGCTCGGCGATCGGCGGCGACTACCAGCAGGAAGTCGACCTGGTGTCGCTGTTCAAGGACGTGGCGCACGAGTTCGTGCAGATGGCGACCACGCCGGAGCAGGTGCGCCACCTGGTCGACCGCGCGATGCGCATCGCCCACGATCACCGCTGCGTGACCTGCGTCGTGCTGCCGCATGATCTGCAGGACATGCCGGCGGTGGATGCGCCGCGCGAGCACGGCACCATCCATTCGGGCATCGGCCACACCGCCCGCGCGGTGGTCGCCGACGACGTCGAGCTCCAGCGCGCGGCCGAGGTGCTGAACGCCGGCGAGCGCGTCGCGATGCTGGTCGGCGCCGGCGCCCTGCACGCCACCGACGAGATCATCGAGGTGGCGCAGCTGCTCGGCGCGGGTGTCGCCAAGGCCTTGCTCGGCAAGGCCGCAGTACCCGACGATCTGCCGTACGTCACCGGCACCATCGGCCTGCTGGGCACCAAGCCGAGCTGGGACCTGATGGAACAGTGCGACACGCTGCTGATGGTCGGCTCGAGCTTTCCCTACGCCGAGTTCCTGCCGAAGGAGGGCCAGGCGCGAGGCGTGCAGATCGACATGGACGGGCGCATGCTGAGCCTGCGCTATCCGATGGAAGTGAACCTGGCCGGCGACAGCGCGGCGACGCTGCGCGCGCTGGTTCCGCACCTCGTGCGCAAGACGGACCGGCGATTTCGCGAGCGCATCGAGCGCGACGTCGCGCGCTGGTGGCGCGTGCTGGAGGCGAGGGCGAAGAACGAGGCCAAGCCGATCAACCCGCAGCGCGTGTTCTGGGAGCTCTCGCCCCAGCTGCCCGAGAACTGCATCATCACCTGCGACTCCGGCAGCTGCGCGCACTGGTTCGCCCGCGACGTGCGACTGCAGCGCGGCATGATGGCCTCGCTGTCGGGCGGCCTGGCGACGATGGGCTCGGCGGTCCCTTATGCGATCGCGGCCAAGCTGGCGCATCCGGATCGTCCGGTCGTCGCCCTGGTCGGCGACGGCGCGATGCAGATGAACGGCATCAACGCCCTCATCACGGTGGCGCGCCTGTGGCGAGACTGGCCCAACCCGGCGTTCGTCGTGCTGGTGCTCAACAACCGCGACCTCAATCTCGTGAGCTGGGAGCAGCGCGTCACCGAAGGCGATGCGCGCTACGAGGCGTCGCAGGCGCTGCCCGACTTCTCGTACTCCTCGTATGCCGAGATGCTGGGCCTGCGCGGGCTTCGCGTGGACCGGCCCGATGCCATCGGCCCCGCGTGGAGCGTCGCGCTGGCAGCCAACCGCCCGACGCTGATCGAGGCCGTCACCGACCCCAACGTGCCGCCGCTGCCGCCGCACGTCAACGCCAAGCAGGCTCGGGCGTACTTCCGCGCGATGGTCAAGGGCGACGAGGACGCGCTGGCGATCGTGCGCTCGACGGCGAAGGAATGGTGGGACGGGCTGTTCCCGTCGAGGGGCTGA
- a CDS encoding LapA family protein, which translates to MRFRTLFLFAVLALTLLFALLNWEAFTAPTTLSLVFGTVQAPLGLIMLGVVFVLAAMCLAYLIWVQGSALMDSRRHAKELQLHRELADKAEASRFTELRNFIDVELQKMERVQADARTQLVARIEEMEKRTRLAVQETGSSLSAYIGELEHRIEHRGPNGSDPTAH; encoded by the coding sequence ATGCGATTCCGCACCTTGTTCCTCTTCGCCGTGCTGGCGCTGACCTTGCTGTTCGCGCTGCTGAACTGGGAGGCGTTCACCGCGCCGACCACGCTGTCGCTGGTCTTCGGCACCGTGCAGGCGCCTCTGGGGCTGATCATGCTCGGCGTGGTGTTCGTGCTGGCCGCCATGTGCCTGGCCTACCTGATCTGGGTGCAGGGCTCGGCGCTGATGGACTCGCGCCGCCACGCCAAGGAGCTGCAGCTGCACCGCGAGCTGGCCGACAAGGCCGAGGCTTCGCGCTTCACCGAGCTGCGCAACTTCATCGATGTCGAGCTGCAGAAGATGGAGCGCGTGCAGGCCGACGCCCGCACCCAGCTCGTCGCGCGCATCGAGGAGATGGAAAAGCGCACGCGGCTGGCGGTGCAGGAGACCGGCAGCTCGCTGTCGGCCTACATCGGCGAGCTGGAGCATCGCATCGAGCACCGCGGGCCGAACGGGTCGGATCCGACGGCGCATTGA
- a CDS encoding M14 family zinc carboxypeptidase, which produces MDPDLPELPELQRLAARAGTALSHRTACEIDCGQRRFGVSVLTLGSAAPDAPAAGFFGGVHGLERIGAEVVMAFLRSLVARLAWDELLHRQLDSMRLVFMPLVNPGGLYRGTRANPNGVDLMRNAPVDALDPVPFLIGGQRLSASLPWYRGPLGASMQAEAQALCRVVEEELLPRPFSIAVDCHSGFGLRDRIWFPYAHTARPIEHLPEMHALAELFDQALLHHRYVVEPQSRQYLAHGDLWDHLYRRACADPARRFLPLTLEMGSWLWVKKNPRQLFSRHGIFNPLIEHRQQRVLRRHVQWLDCVARAACSHARWLPRGATRDAHREQALSRWYRSA; this is translated from the coding sequence GTGGACCCCGACCTTCCCGAGCTGCCCGAGCTGCAGCGCCTGGCTGCCCGGGCAGGCACTGCCTTGTCCCACCGCACCGCCTGCGAAATCGACTGCGGCCAGCGGCGTTTCGGCGTGTCCGTGCTCACGCTGGGCAGCGCCGCGCCCGACGCCCCGGCCGCGGGCTTTTTCGGCGGCGTGCACGGGCTGGAGCGCATCGGCGCAGAGGTCGTGATGGCCTTCCTGCGCAGCCTCGTCGCGCGCCTCGCCTGGGACGAGCTGCTGCACCGCCAGCTCGACAGCATGCGGCTGGTGTTCATGCCGCTGGTCAATCCCGGCGGCCTGTACCGCGGCACGCGGGCCAATCCCAACGGGGTCGACCTGATGCGCAACGCCCCGGTCGATGCGCTCGATCCGGTGCCGTTCCTGATCGGCGGACAGCGGTTGAGCGCCTCGCTGCCCTGGTACCGCGGGCCGCTGGGCGCGAGCATGCAAGCCGAGGCGCAGGCGCTGTGCCGTGTCGTGGAGGAGGAGCTGCTGCCGCGGCCCTTCAGCATCGCGGTGGACTGCCATTCGGGCTTCGGCCTGCGCGACCGCATCTGGTTTCCGTACGCGCACACCGCGCGGCCGATCGAGCATCTGCCGGAGATGCATGCGCTGGCCGAGCTGTTCGACCAGGCGCTGCTGCACCACCGCTATGTCGTCGAGCCGCAGAGCCGCCAGTACCTCGCGCACGGGGACCTCTGGGACCACCTGTACCGGCGCGCCTGCGCCGATCCGGCTCGCCGCTTCCTGCCGCTGACGCTGGAGATGGGCTCGTGGCTGTGGGTGAAGAAGAACCCGCGCCAGCTGTTCTCGCGCCACGGCATCTTCAATCCGCTGATCGAGCACCGCCAGCAGCGGGTGCTGCGCCGACATGTGCAATGGCTCGATTGCGTGGCGCGGGCAGCCTGCAGCCATGCGCGCTGGCTGCCGCGCGGCGCGACGCGCGACGCGCACCGCGAGCAGGCGCTGTCGCGCTGGTACCGCTCGGCGTGA
- a CDS encoding VOC family protein — protein MSYLHGKFIWFEHVSDDPAKARAFYEPLFGWHVEGMPMGDQRYEMIHNGSDGIGGLMKAQPGEPTAWRSYISVEDIAASYQAALAAGARGVMPPTPFGPVGVGASLVDPTGAAVSLWHSADADRPDPERIPIGDWYWDELWTPDARKAVTFYEQALGYIHTEMNMGDQGTYFLLHAGGKPRAGVFQSPPDKAAPPMWLPYVHVADCDATAAKAAELGGHVFMPPTDVPDVGRIAAMFDPQGAPIAFIRSTPAQG, from the coding sequence ATGAGCTACCTGCACGGCAAATTCATCTGGTTCGAACACGTGAGCGACGACCCCGCGAAGGCGCGCGCCTTCTACGAGCCGCTGTTCGGCTGGCACGTCGAGGGCATGCCGATGGGCGACCAGCGCTACGAGATGATCCACAACGGCTCCGACGGCATCGGCGGCCTGATGAAGGCGCAGCCCGGCGAGCCCACCGCGTGGCGCTCCTACATCTCGGTGGAGGACATCGCCGCGAGCTACCAGGCGGCGCTCGCCGCCGGGGCGCGCGGCGTGATGCCGCCGACGCCTTTCGGGCCGGTCGGCGTCGGCGCTTCCCTCGTCGATCCCACCGGCGCGGCCGTGAGCCTCTGGCACAGCGCCGACGCCGACCGCCCCGATCCGGAGCGGATCCCCATCGGCGACTGGTACTGGGACGAGCTGTGGACCCCCGACGCGAGGAAGGCGGTCACGTTCTACGAGCAGGCGCTGGGCTACATCCACACCGAGATGAACATGGGCGACCAGGGCACCTACTTCCTGCTGCACGCCGGCGGCAAGCCGCGCGCAGGGGTCTTCCAGTCGCCGCCCGACAAGGCCGCACCGCCGATGTGGCTGCCCTACGTGCATGTCGCCGACTGCGACGCCACCGCGGCCAAGGCCGCGGAGCTCGGCGGCCACGTGTTCATGCCGCCCACCGACGTCCCCGACGTCGGCCGCATCGCGGCCATGTTCGATCCCCAGGGCGCCCCCATCGCCTTCATCAGGAGCACCCCGGCCCAGGGCTGA
- a CDS encoding alpha/beta hydrolase: MRTPSLRRPSDPRWLVAAAGTAAVLAACAIAVQRQTQRAERDFPPKGRFVSVDGVRLHFTVHGRDDAAQTVVLLHGNGTMAEEFELSGLTRQLAERYRVVVFDRPGFGWSERPDGHRWGPSAQADLLHAALARLGVSQPVVLGHSWGALVALAMGLRHPKDLGSLVLVSGYYFPTVRVDTLMLSAPALPVIGSLWRHTVGPLLGRLLWPLAVRRAFAPASPTAAFRDGYPAAMSLRPSQLRASAAESAMMIPATASLQRRYAGLEVPAVLVAGADDQVMSTRWHSGRLHHRLDRSWLRIVEGSGHMVHHVATGQTAAAVDQAAALVWDRSLLLRPPAGLRGDDARRGAAPQVVPLVPCATRP; the protein is encoded by the coding sequence ATGCGCACACCCTCCCTTCGCCGCCCGTCCGATCCGCGCTGGCTCGTCGCCGCCGCGGGCACTGCCGCCGTCCTGGCCGCCTGCGCCATCGCCGTCCAGCGGCAGACGCAGCGCGCCGAGCGCGACTTCCCCCCCAAAGGCCGCTTCGTCAGCGTCGACGGCGTGCGGCTGCACTTCACCGTGCACGGGCGCGACGACGCCGCGCAGACGGTGGTGCTGCTGCACGGCAACGGCACCATGGCCGAGGAGTTCGAACTCAGCGGCCTGACGCGCCAGCTCGCCGAGCGCTACCGCGTCGTCGTGTTCGACCGGCCAGGATTCGGCTGGAGCGAGAGGCCCGACGGACACCGCTGGGGCCCGTCGGCCCAGGCCGACCTGCTGCACGCGGCGCTGGCGCGCCTGGGGGTGTCGCAGCCGGTGGTGCTGGGCCACTCGTGGGGTGCCCTGGTGGCGCTGGCGATGGGCCTGCGCCATCCGAAGGACCTCGGCAGCCTGGTCCTCGTGTCGGGCTACTACTTCCCGACAGTGCGCGTCGACACGCTGATGCTGTCGGCGCCGGCGCTCCCGGTCATCGGTTCCCTGTGGCGCCACACCGTCGGGCCGCTGCTCGGGCGCCTGCTGTGGCCTCTCGCGGTACGCCGCGCGTTCGCGCCGGCAAGTCCGACGGCGGCGTTCCGCGACGGCTATCCGGCCGCCATGTCGCTGCGGCCGTCGCAACTGCGGGCCAGTGCCGCCGAGAGCGCGATGATGATTCCCGCCACCGCGTCGCTGCAGCGGCGCTATGCCGGGCTGGAGGTGCCGGCCGTGCTGGTGGCCGGCGCCGACGACCAGGTGATGAGCACACGCTGGCACTCGGGCCGCCTGCACCACCGGCTGGACCGCAGCTGGCTGCGCATCGTCGAAGGCAGCGGCCACATGGTCCACCATGTCGCCACCGGACAGACGGCGGCCGCCGTCGACCAGGCCGCGGCGCTGGTGTGGGACCGGTCGCTGCTGTTGCGCCCGCCGGCGGGCCTGCGCGGCGACGACGCCCGGCGCGGCGCCGCTCCCCAGGTGGTGCCGCTGGTGCCGTGCGCCACCCGCCCTTGA
- a CDS encoding efflux RND transporter permease subunit: MRINVSAWCIRNPIPSVLLFIMLTLVGLMSFRSMKIQQFPDIDLPTVIVTASLPGASPSQLETEVARKIENSVATVQGVKHIYTTVQDGTATITVEFRLEKPTQQAVDDVRDAVSRVRSDLPGDLRDPVISKMELAGTPILTYTVASTRMDDEALSWFVDNQVTKQMLSVKGVGAVSRVGGVAREVRVELDPLRLQALNATAAEISRQLRQIQQEAAGGRTDVGGAEQSVRTIATVQSADELAAMQIALTDGRRIRLDQVATVSDTTAEQRSAALLNGKPVVGFEIVRSRGAGEVDVADGVRAELEKLKAAHPDITITEAFNFVDPVIENYDGSMMLLYEGAFLAVLVVWFFLRDWRATLVSATALPLSVIPAFGAMALMGFTINVVTLLSLSLVVGILVDDAIVEIENIMRHLRMGKSPYQAAMEAADEIGLAVIATSFTLIAVFLPTAFMAGVPGKFFVQFGWTAAIAVFFSLVVARMLTPMMAAYVLRPKPEEHQDPKWMSIYMRWAQYALKHRIKVTLAVVGFTAASFFLVGLLPSGFIPPDDLSQTQVHVTLPPGSTFGQTQAAAEQAREIVAQNKYVKLVYTAIGGGNTGADPFMPAGSAEVRKAVLTINMTPRSDRGGVSKQDIEAQLRDALAAVPGARIKVGFGGSSEKFLLVLAGEDGRVLAEHAKLVEKDLRTIPGIGAVTSTLSLVRPEVVVRPDFAKAADLGVTSASIADTLRIALSGDYDQALAKLNLSQRQVPVVVKLKADARTDLDLITRLTVPGSKGPVMLGNVASFDIDSGPAQIDRYDRLRNINFEIELNGQPLGEVEKQALARPSLAKLPPGVIQRSVGDAEAMAELFASFGLAMLTGVLCIYVVLVLLFHDFVQPVTILAALVLSIPGAFLALFITHTAVSMPSMIGLIMLMGIATKNSILLVEYAIMARRDRGMTRMEALLDACHKRARPIVMTTIAMAAGMLPIAIGLGTDPSFRAPMAIVVIGGLITSTFLSLLVIPVIFTFVDDGVQKIQAFMKKRLHHHHPHPAAAGSGAVERGASQK, translated from the coding sequence ATGAGGATCAACGTTTCCGCCTGGTGCATCCGCAACCCGATCCCGTCGGTGCTGCTGTTCATCATGCTCACGCTGGTGGGCCTGATGAGCTTCCGCTCGATGAAGATCCAGCAGTTCCCGGACATCGACCTGCCCACGGTGATCGTCACGGCCTCGCTGCCGGGCGCTTCGCCGTCGCAGCTCGAGACCGAGGTGGCGCGCAAGATCGAGAACTCGGTCGCCACCGTGCAGGGCGTCAAGCACATCTACACGACGGTGCAGGACGGCACCGCGACCATCACCGTCGAGTTCCGCCTCGAGAAGCCCACGCAGCAGGCGGTCGACGACGTGCGCGACGCGGTCTCGCGTGTGCGCTCCGACCTGCCGGGCGACCTGCGCGATCCGGTCATCAGCAAGATGGAGCTGGCGGGCACGCCCATCCTCACCTACACGGTCGCGTCCACGCGCATGGACGACGAGGCGCTGTCGTGGTTCGTCGACAACCAGGTCACCAAGCAGATGCTGAGCGTGAAGGGCGTCGGCGCGGTGTCGCGCGTCGGCGGGGTCGCGCGCGAGGTGCGCGTCGAGCTCGACCCGCTGCGGCTGCAGGCGCTCAACGCCACCGCCGCCGAGATCTCGCGCCAGCTGCGCCAGATCCAGCAGGAAGCGGCGGGCGGCCGCACCGACGTCGGCGGCGCCGAGCAGTCGGTGCGCACCATCGCCACGGTGCAGTCGGCCGACGAGCTGGCGGCGATGCAGATCGCGCTGACCGACGGGCGGCGCATCCGGCTCGACCAGGTGGCCACCGTCAGCGACACCACCGCAGAACAGCGCTCGGCGGCGCTGCTCAACGGCAAGCCGGTGGTCGGCTTCGAGATCGTGCGCAGCCGCGGCGCCGGCGAGGTCGACGTGGCCGACGGCGTGCGCGCCGAGCTGGAGAAGCTGAAGGCCGCGCATCCCGACATCACCATCACCGAGGCGTTCAACTTCGTCGACCCCGTGATCGAGAACTACGACGGCTCGATGATGCTGCTGTACGAGGGCGCCTTCCTCGCGGTGCTGGTCGTGTGGTTCTTCCTGCGCGACTGGCGCGCCACGCTGGTGTCGGCGACCGCGCTGCCGCTGTCGGTGATCCCGGCCTTCGGGGCGATGGCGCTGATGGGCTTCACGATCAACGTCGTGACGCTGCTGTCGCTGTCGCTGGTGGTCGGCATCCTCGTCGACGACGCGATCGTCGAGATCGAGAACATCATGCGCCACCTGCGCATGGGCAAGTCGCCGTACCAGGCAGCGATGGAGGCGGCCGACGAGATCGGCCTGGCGGTCATCGCGACCAGCTTCACGCTGATCGCGGTGTTCCTGCCGACCGCCTTCATGGCCGGCGTGCCGGGCAAGTTCTTCGTGCAGTTCGGCTGGACGGCGGCGATCGCGGTGTTCTTCTCGCTGGTCGTCGCGCGCATGCTGACGCCGATGATGGCCGCCTACGTGCTGCGGCCCAAGCCCGAGGAGCACCAGGACCCGAAATGGATGTCGATCTACATGCGCTGGGCGCAGTACGCGCTGAAGCACCGCATCAAGGTCACGCTGGCGGTCGTCGGCTTCACGGCCGCGTCGTTCTTCCTCGTCGGACTGCTGCCCAGCGGCTTCATCCCGCCGGACGACCTGTCGCAGACGCAGGTGCACGTGACGCTGCCGCCGGGCAGCACCTTCGGCCAGACGCAAGCGGCCGCCGAGCAGGCGCGCGAGATCGTGGCGCAGAACAAGTACGTGAAGCTGGTCTACACCGCGATCGGCGGCGGCAACACCGGCGCCGATCCGTTCATGCCGGCCGGTTCGGCCGAGGTGCGCAAGGCGGTGCTCACGATCAACATGACGCCGCGCAGCGACCGCGGCGGCGTGTCCAAGCAGGACATCGAGGCGCAGCTGCGCGACGCGCTGGCCGCGGTGCCCGGCGCGCGCATCAAGGTCGGCTTCGGCGGCTCGTCGGAGAAGTTCCTGCTGGTGCTCGCCGGCGAGGACGGCCGCGTGCTGGCCGAGCACGCCAAGCTGGTCGAGAAGGACCTGCGCACCATCCCCGGCATCGGCGCCGTCACGTCCACGCTGAGCCTGGTGCGGCCAGAGGTCGTCGTGCGGCCGGACTTCGCGAAGGCAGCGGACCTGGGCGTCACCTCCGCCTCGATCGCCGACACCTTGCGCATCGCGCTGTCGGGCGACTACGACCAGGCGCTCGCCAAGCTGAACCTGTCGCAGCGCCAGGTGCCGGTGGTGGTCAAGCTGAAGGCCGATGCGCGCACCGACCTCGACCTGATCACGCGCCTCACGGTGCCGGGATCGAAGGGGCCGGTGATGCTGGGCAACGTCGCCAGCTTCGACATCGACAGCGGGCCGGCGCAGATCGACCGCTACGACCGGCTGCGCAACATCAACTTCGAGATCGAGCTCAACGGGCAGCCGCTGGGCGAGGTGGAGAAGCAGGCGCTGGCCAGGCCGAGCCTGGCGAAGCTGCCGCCCGGGGTCATCCAGCGCAGCGTCGGCGACGCCGAGGCGATGGCCGAGCTGTTCGCCAGCTTCGGACTGGCGATGCTGACAGGCGTGCTGTGCATCTACGTGGTGCTGGTGCTGCTGTTCCACGACTTCGTCCAGCCGGTGACCATCCTGGCCGCGCTGGTGCTGTCGATCCCGGGCGCGTTCCTGGCGCTGTTCATCACGCACACCGCGGTCTCGATGCCGTCGATGATCGGCCTGATCATGCTGATGGGCATCGCGACGAAGAACTCGATCCTGCTGGTCGAGTACGCCATCATGGCCCGTCGCGACCGCGGCATGACGCGCATGGAGGCGCTGCTCGATGCCTGCCACAAGCGCGCCCGCCCGATCGTGATGACCACCATCGCGATGGCTGCCGGCATGCTGCCCATCGCCATCGGCCTCGGCACCGACCCGAGCTTCCGCGCGCCGATGGCCATCGTCGTCATCGGCGGGCTGATCACGTCGACCTTCCTGAGCCTGCTGGTGATCCCGGTGATCTTCACCTTCGTCGACGACGGCGTGCAGAAGATCCAGGCGTTCATGAAGAAGCGCCTGCATCACCACCACCCGCATCCGGCGGCCGCCGGGTCGGGGGCGGTGGAGCGGGGAGCCTCGCAGAAGTAG